The proteins below are encoded in one region of Macaca nemestrina isolate mMacNem1 chromosome 10, mMacNem.hap1, whole genome shotgun sequence:
- the LOC105493379 gene encoding cilia- and flagella-associated protein 73 isoform X1: MAVPWEEYFRLALQEKLSTKLPEQAEDYVPPVLRLLEKRQELVDADQALQAQKEVFRTRMAALKQRWEQLEQKERELKGSFIRFDKFLQDSEARRNRALRRAAEERHQASRREAEALRLRTQLEELRQERARLQRRLKRLEPCARLLEQALELLPGFQEVPELVARFDGLAQTQAALRLRERERLAELEAARARLQQLRDAWPDEVLAQGQRRAQLQERLEAARERTLQWESKWIQIQNTAAEKTLLLGRSRMAVLNLFQLVCQHQRQPPTLDVEDTEGQLEQVKLFMQDLSAMLAGLGQAEPAAPAS, translated from the exons ATGGCGGTGCCCTGGGAGGAATATTTCCGACTGGCTTTGCAAGAGAAACTGTCTAC AAAGCTGCCAGAGCAGGCTGAGGATTACGTCCCACCAGTGCTGCGTCTCCTGGAGAAGAGGCAAGAGCTGGTAGATGCAGACCAGGCCCTGCAGGCCCAGAAGGAG GTGTTCCGCACCAGAATGGCAGCTCTGAAACAGCGCTGGGAACAGCTGGAACAGAAGGAGCGGGAGCTAAAGGGGTCGTTCATCCGCTTTGACAAGTTTTTGCAG GACTCCGAGGCCCGGCGCAATCGCGCGCTGCGGAGGGCGGCGGAGGAGCGACACCAGGCGAGCCGCCGAGAGGCGGAGGCGCTGCGTCTGCGGACCCAGCTGGAGGAGCTACGGCAGGAACGCGCGCGGCTGCAGCGCCGGCTTAAGCGCCTGGAGCCCTGCGCGCGCCTGCTGGAGCAAGCGCTGGAGCTGCTGCCAGGG TTCCAAGAGGTCCCGGAACTGGTGGCGCGCTTCGACGGCCTGGCCCAGACACAGGCGGCGCTGAGGCTCAGGGAGCGCGAGCGGCTAGCGGAGCTGGAGGCGGCGCGAGCGCGACTGCAGCAGCTGCGGGACGCCTGGCCGGACGAGGTGCTCGCACAGGGCCAGAGGCGGGCGCAGCTGCAGGAGCGCCTGGAGGCTGCCAGGGAGCGTACGCTGCAGTGG GAATCCAAGtggattcagattcagaacacagCAGCGGAGAAGACTCTGCTCCTGGGACGCAGCAGGATGGCCGTCCTCAACCTGTTCCAGCTAGTGTGCCAGCATCAGAGGCAGCCGCCCACCCTGGACGTTGAGGACACGGAGGGACAACTAGAGCAG GTGAAGCTGTTCATGCAGGACCTCTCTGCCATGCTGGCTGGCCTGGGTCAGGCTGAGCCTGCGGCCCCTGCCTCCTAG
- the LOC105493379 gene encoding cilia- and flagella-associated protein 73 isoform X3 produces the protein MAALKQRWEQLEQKERELKGSFIRFDKFLQDSEARRNRALRRAAEERHQASRREAEALRLRTQLEELRQERARLQRRLKRLEPCARLLEQALELLPGFQEVPELVARFDGLAQTQAALRLRERERLAELEAARARLQQLRDAWPDEVLAQGQRRAQLQERLEAARERTLQWESKWIQIQNTAAEKTLLLGRSRMAVLNLFQLVCQHQRQPPTLDVEDTEGQLEQVKLFMQDLSAMLAGLGQAEPAAPAS, from the exons ATGGCAGCTCTGAAACAGCGCTGGGAACAGCTGGAACAGAAGGAGCGGGAGCTAAAGGGGTCGTTCATCCGCTTTGACAAGTTTTTGCAG GACTCCGAGGCCCGGCGCAATCGCGCGCTGCGGAGGGCGGCGGAGGAGCGACACCAGGCGAGCCGCCGAGAGGCGGAGGCGCTGCGTCTGCGGACCCAGCTGGAGGAGCTACGGCAGGAACGCGCGCGGCTGCAGCGCCGGCTTAAGCGCCTGGAGCCCTGCGCGCGCCTGCTGGAGCAAGCGCTGGAGCTGCTGCCAGGG TTCCAAGAGGTCCCGGAACTGGTGGCGCGCTTCGACGGCCTGGCCCAGACACAGGCGGCGCTGAGGCTCAGGGAGCGCGAGCGGCTAGCGGAGCTGGAGGCGGCGCGAGCGCGACTGCAGCAGCTGCGGGACGCCTGGCCGGACGAGGTGCTCGCACAGGGCCAGAGGCGGGCGCAGCTGCAGGAGCGCCTGGAGGCTGCCAGGGAGCGTACGCTGCAGTGG GAATCCAAGtggattcagattcagaacacagCAGCGGAGAAGACTCTGCTCCTGGGACGCAGCAGGATGGCCGTCCTCAACCTGTTCCAGCTAGTGTGCCAGCATCAGAGGCAGCCGCCCACCCTGGACGTTGAGGACACGGAGGGACAACTAGAGCAG GTGAAGCTGTTCATGCAGGACCTCTCTGCCATGCTGGCTGGCCTGGGTCAGGCTGAGCCTGCGGCCCCTGCCTCCTAG
- the LOC105493379 gene encoding cilia- and flagella-associated protein 73 isoform X2, with amino-acid sequence MAVPWEEYFRLALQEKLSTKLPEQAEDYVPPVLRLLEKRQELVDADQALQAQKEVFRTRMAALKQRWEQLEQKERELKGSFIRFDKFLQDSEARRNRALRRAAEERHQASRREAEALRLRTQLEELRQERARLQRRLKRLEPCARLLEQALELLPGFQEVPELVARFDGLAQTQAALRLRERERLAELEAARARLQQLRDAWPDEVLAQGQRRAQLQERLEAARERTLQWVKLFMQDLSAMLAGLGQAEPAAPAS; translated from the exons ATGGCGGTGCCCTGGGAGGAATATTTCCGACTGGCTTTGCAAGAGAAACTGTCTAC AAAGCTGCCAGAGCAGGCTGAGGATTACGTCCCACCAGTGCTGCGTCTCCTGGAGAAGAGGCAAGAGCTGGTAGATGCAGACCAGGCCCTGCAGGCCCAGAAGGAG GTGTTCCGCACCAGAATGGCAGCTCTGAAACAGCGCTGGGAACAGCTGGAACAGAAGGAGCGGGAGCTAAAGGGGTCGTTCATCCGCTTTGACAAGTTTTTGCAG GACTCCGAGGCCCGGCGCAATCGCGCGCTGCGGAGGGCGGCGGAGGAGCGACACCAGGCGAGCCGCCGAGAGGCGGAGGCGCTGCGTCTGCGGACCCAGCTGGAGGAGCTACGGCAGGAACGCGCGCGGCTGCAGCGCCGGCTTAAGCGCCTGGAGCCCTGCGCGCGCCTGCTGGAGCAAGCGCTGGAGCTGCTGCCAGGG TTCCAAGAGGTCCCGGAACTGGTGGCGCGCTTCGACGGCCTGGCCCAGACACAGGCGGCGCTGAGGCTCAGGGAGCGCGAGCGGCTAGCGGAGCTGGAGGCGGCGCGAGCGCGACTGCAGCAGCTGCGGGACGCCTGGCCGGACGAGGTGCTCGCACAGGGCCAGAGGCGGGCGCAGCTGCAGGAGCGCCTGGAGGCTGCCAGGGAGCGTACGCTGCAGTGG GTGAAGCTGTTCATGCAGGACCTCTCTGCCATGCTGGCTGGCCTGGGTCAGGCTGAGCCTGCGGCCCCTGCCTCCTAG